CTGGGCCTTAGCCCTGAGTTGTTCGCCAGATGGCTGCCGGAAGATCATCCCTTTTACCCGGTATTTGCCGAGAGCCTGGAGCGGAACGTATCTTCTCCCATGAGCAAGCATAATCTTCCCCTTGCGCCGAAGTTCAGCAACATCCTGTACGACATTCTGCATTGCCCGCTGGAGAACCGGTACAAGCAGTTGTACATCAAGGCAAAAACGGTGGAACTGTTATCCTATCAGCTGGAACATTACGAGCAGTACGCTGGTGAACAGATGAATAATCCTGCGCGGCAATTGCGCAAAGAGGAAATTGAAAGGATGTATATGGCGCGGGAGATCATCGTCAATAATCTGAACAGCCCGTGTTCGCTGATAGACCTGGCCAGCCAGGTAGGCACGAATGAGAATTACCTGAAGAGCCATTTCAAGGCCGTGTTCGGGAATACGGTGTTCGGGTATTTATCGGAGATCAAGATGAACCAGGCGAAAGAGATGCTGCTGGAGGGGAAAAGCGTGTCCGAAGTTTCGGCGCTCACGGGGTATAAACACATTCCGCATTTCAGCCGGGCTTTCAAGAAGCATTTTGGTTTTTCGCCGAATGTGTTGACGAGGAGCAAGGGGCGGGGGGATTGAACGGGGGGCAGCCCGTGTTAAAGTCCACCGTCGCCTTACGCTTACCATAACCGAAAAAATCCTTAATTTCACAATTATGCCCACATTACATGTAAGAAAAATAAAAGGTGACCGGATATCCATGCCGGAAAAAGAGTTCAAAAAGCTGCTGGCTAAAGCAGAGGAGCTGGAGGATATCAAGGCTTTTGACAAGGCCATGAAGAAGATTAATGCAGGGAAGGCCGAATTGGTGCCTTTAGAGCAGGTTTTAAAAGACATGCCGAAGCGCTGATATGTACCAGGTCATATTTGAGAAATCAGCCCAGAAGAAGCTATATAAGCTTCCTGCAGCGATCCGCGACAGGATTATTGCCAAAGTGAAAGCGCTGGTTACAGATCCCCGCCCGCCGGGTTGCAAGAAGCTTATGGGACGGGAGGGTTACCGGATCAGGGTAGGTGACTACCGGGTGATATACCTGATCGAGGATGAGAAGCTGATTGTACTTGTTGTTGATGTAGGGAACCGGAAGGATATCTATGAATGAGACACTATCGATTACCTGCATGGAAGCACAACAGAAAACCCTATCTCCCCTGCAACTCCTTTATC
This genomic stretch from Chitinophaga sp. XS-30 harbors:
- a CDS encoding type II toxin-antitoxin system RelE/ParE family toxin; this translates as MYQVIFEKSAQKKLYKLPAAIRDRIIAKVKALVTDPRPPGCKKLMGREGYRIRVGDYRVIYLIEDEKLIVLVVDVGNRKDIYE
- a CDS encoding helix-turn-helix domain-containing protein; translated protein: MERRRSVNENGNDGSLYELSSPDGIRFGYYNVQSAEGGEVVINNMHPFMQLSYAVSGSKSYTIDDGKKEFATFQQQQYNYLFFKEDQIRLSWQPNKHLEIFELGLSPELFARWLPEDHPFYPVFAESLERNVSSPMSKHNLPLAPKFSNILYDILHCPLENRYKQLYIKAKTVELLSYQLEHYEQYAGEQMNNPARQLRKEEIERMYMAREIIVNNLNSPCSLIDLASQVGTNENYLKSHFKAVFGNTVFGYLSEIKMNQAKEMLLEGKSVSEVSALTGYKHIPHFSRAFKKHFGFSPNVLTRSKGRGD